From a single Solanum dulcamara chromosome 4, daSolDulc1.2, whole genome shotgun sequence genomic region:
- the LOC129885902 gene encoding coatomer subunit delta — protein MVVLAASIISKSGKALVSRQFVDMSRIRIEGYLAAFPKLVGIGKQHTYIETENVRYVYQPIESLYLLLVTNKQSNILEDLETLRLLSKLVPEYSYSLDEEGIGRTAFELIFAFDEVISLGHKENVTVTQVKQYCEMESHEERLHKLVLQNKINETKDVMKRKASEIDKSKIEKNRGDKGGFMSLQSMGSGRIDTGFGSDSGISNTGGSGFGSGSGFGLSPDVDTFSTKSKGRPAASASAPPKGLGMQLGKTQKANQFLESLKAEGEVIVEDVRPIIGQAKPAAAPLTDPVTLTVEEKINVTLKRDGGVSNFVVQGTLSLQILNQEDAFIQVQIETSGNPAILFKAHPNMSKELFANENILGLKDPNRPFPTGQGGDGVSLLRWRMQSTDESILPLTINCWPSVSGSETYVNIEYETPAQMDLQNVVISVPLPALREAPNIQQIDGEWRYDSRNSVLEWSVLLIDNSNRSGALEFVVPAADPSVFFPISAQLTSSRTFSDVKVVNVLPLKGGATPKHSQRTLLATETYQVV, from the exons ATG GTTGTTCTAGCGGCTTCCATAATTTCTAAATCTGGCAAAG CTCTTGTCTCGAGGCAATTTGTTGATATGTCTCGTATAAGAATTGAAGGATATCTTGCAGCTTTTCCCAAATTGGTTGGTATAGGAAAGCAGCATACATATATTGAGACTGAAAATGTGCGATATGTTTACCAGCCGATAGAATCTCTGTACTTGCTCCTTGTGACCAACAAACAGAGCAACAttcttgaagatttggagacactgaGGCTGCTGTCTAAACTA GTGCCTGAATATTCTTATTCACTAGATGAGGAAGGAATTGGCAGGACAGCTTTTGAGCTTATTTTTGCATTTGATGAAGTGATCTCTCTTGGACACAAGGAAAATGTTACAGTTACACAAGTCAAGCAGTACTGTGAAATGGAGAGTCACGAGGAGAGATTACACAAGTTAGTCTTACAGAACAAGATAAATGAAACTAAGGATGTCATGAAGCGTAAAGCCAGTGAGATTGACAAAAGCAAG ATCGAGAAGAATAGAGGTGACAAAGGAGGTTTCATGTCACTGCAATCCATGGGTTCTGGAAGAATCGATACTGGCTTTGGCAGCGACTCAGGCATATCTAACACAGGAGGCAGTGGTTTTGGTAGTGGTTCTGGATTTGGTCTAAGCCCTGATGTGGACACATTTTCCACCAAATCCAAGG GTCGTCCAGCTGCATCTGCATCTGCTCCACCGAAAGGTCTTGGTATGCAGCTGGGTAAAACACAGAAGGCCAACCAATTTCTGGAATCCCTAAAAGCTGAGGGTGAAGTAATTGTTGAGGATGTGAGGCCAATCATTGGTCAGGCCAAACCAGCTGCTGCTCCACTAACTGATCCCGTCACGTTGACTGTTGAAGAGAAGATTAATGTAACACTAAAGCGTGACGGTGGTGTCAGCAATTTTGTTGTCCAGGGTACTTTGTCTCTTCAAATTCTGAACCAAGAAGATGCTTTTATCCAAGTGCAg ATTGAAACCAGTGGTAATCCAGCAATCCTCTTCAAAGCACACCCAAACATGAGCAAGGAGTTGTTTGCAAATGAAAATATTCTGGGCCTTAAAGATCCCAATAGGCCATTTCCCACAGGTCAAGGTGGTGATGGTGTTAGTCTTTTGAGGTGGAGAATGCAAAGCACAGATGAGTCAATTTTGCCGTTGACAA TTAACTGCTGGCCTTCAGTTTCTGGAAGCGAAACCTATGTGAATATCGAGTATGAAACCCCCGCACAGATGGATCTACAAAATGTTGTAATTTCTGTACCCCTGCCAGCTCTCAGGGAGGCTCCAAATATACAACAGATAGACGGAGAGTGGAG GTACGATTCCAGAAATTCTGTTTTGGAGTGGTCTGTTCTTCTCATTGACAATTCGAACCGCAG TGGAGCACTAGAATTTGTTGTTCCAGCAGCTGATCCGTCGGTCTTCTTTCCAATTTCTGCACAGTTAACTTCCTCGAGAACCTTCAGTGACGTGAAG GTTGTCAACGTTCTGCCTCTAAAAGGTGGGGCCACTCCCAAGCATTCTCAAAGAACACTGCTGGCCACGGAGACTTACCAAGTTGTGTGA